Proteins encoded together in one Micromonospora auratinigra window:
- the pstC gene encoding phosphate ABC transporter permease subunit PstC — protein sequence MGDTQHRSAHAGTGGTTVATSHEGPAGASARAAEPSGTPGTPGNGLGGGGGLPRARAFGAERAFRGLTLAAGTAVLVVIAAIAIFLIAKAVPALRANSESFWTFEGWFPNDDPPKFGIGALAFGTVLTALLALLIAVPVALGIALYLSHYAPRRLGNGLGFVIDLLAAVPSVVFGLWGRDFFQRPVADLSAWLHTYFGWIPIFGEGPYGTSILLGSVVLAIMVLPIVTSLSREVFRQTPTANEEAALALGATRWEMIRTSVLPYGRPGVIAAVMLGLGRALGETIALALTLGSTYAISFNILQTGGNTIAANIANRFAEANDTGRGALIASGLVLFAITLIVNITARAIIYRRREFTESAA from the coding sequence ATGGGTGACACCCAGCACCGCTCGGCGCACGCCGGCACCGGCGGGACCACCGTGGCCACCAGCCACGAAGGGCCCGCCGGTGCCTCGGCGCGTGCGGCCGAGCCCTCCGGTACCCCCGGTACCCCCGGCAACGGCCTCGGCGGTGGCGGCGGACTGCCCCGGGCGCGCGCCTTCGGCGCCGAACGGGCGTTCCGCGGCCTGACCCTGGCGGCCGGCACCGCCGTGCTCGTCGTCATCGCGGCGATCGCGATCTTCCTGATCGCCAAGGCGGTCCCGGCGCTCCGGGCCAACTCCGAGTCCTTCTGGACCTTCGAGGGCTGGTTCCCGAACGACGACCCGCCGAAGTTCGGCATCGGCGCGCTCGCCTTCGGTACCGTGCTCACCGCCCTGCTGGCGCTGCTCATCGCGGTGCCGGTGGCGCTGGGCATCGCCCTCTACCTGTCCCACTACGCCCCGCGCCGGCTGGGCAACGGCCTCGGGTTCGTGATCGACCTGCTGGCCGCCGTACCCAGTGTGGTCTTCGGCCTCTGGGGCCGGGACTTCTTCCAGCGGCCGGTCGCGGACCTCTCCGCCTGGCTGCACACCTACTTCGGCTGGATCCCGATCTTCGGGGAGGGCCCGTACGGCACCTCGATCCTGCTCGGCTCGGTGGTCCTGGCGATCATGGTGCTGCCGATCGTCACCTCGCTCTCCCGCGAGGTGTTCCGGCAGACCCCGACCGCCAACGAGGAGGCCGCCCTGGCCCTCGGCGCCACCCGCTGGGAGATGATCCGCACCTCGGTCCTCCCGTACGGGCGGCCGGGCGTGATCGCCGCGGTGATGCTCGGCCTGGGCCGCGCGCTCGGCGAGACCATCGCCCTGGCGCTGACCCTCGGTTCGACCTACGCGATCTCCTTCAACATCCTGCAGACCGGCGGCAACACCATCGCCGCGAACATCGCGAACCGGTTCGCCGAGGCGAACGACACCGGTCGGGGCGCGCTGATCGCCTCCGGCCTGGTGCTCTTCGCGATCACGCTGATCGTCAACATCACCGCCCGCGCGATCATCTACCGCCGCCGCGAGTTCACGGAGTCGGCCGCATGA